In Asterias amurensis chromosome 4, ASM3211899v1, one genomic interval encodes:
- the LOC139935720 gene encoding methyltransferase-like protein 27 yields the protein MAEPTPIRDTAENVKVIYQMSAKTNFKEAVGQFYDKWAEHYDEDLENSKYVAPVGGAEELSKRVEDKNALIIDCAAGTGQVGVELAKRGFKNIDAVDLSQKSLDISASKGVYRKLFCDSLGKNKIKGVEDGCYDALTCIGAIGVGHIAEDAFVEWNRIVKKGGIMVFSASKISFENEPERQKEIKNQIRAAIKDLVEQGQWEMLEHKDMDYLFGHQADMFTVRRL from the exons ATGGCCGAGCCCACTCCAATTAGAGATACAGCAGAAAATGTTAAGGTGATTTATCAAATGTCTGCCAAGACTAACTTCAAGGAAGCCGTTGGACAATTCTATGACAAATGGGCTGAACATTACGACGAG GATTTGGAAAACTCAAAGTACGTTGCCCCAGTGGGTGGTGCAGAGGAGTTGAGTAAACGAGTGGAGGACAAGAACGCTCTCATTATCGACTGTGCAGCAGGTACTGGGCAGGTCGGAGTGGAG TTGGCAAAGCGGGGATTCAAGAATATTGACGCTGTAGATTTGTCTCAGAAGTCCTTGGACATTAGCGCCTCCAAGGGAGTCTACAGAAAGCTCTTCTGTGACAGCCTcggcaaaaacaaaatcaaaggaGTTGAAGATG GTTGTTACGATGCTTTAACTTGCATAGGAGCCATAGGCGTTGGGCATATTGCCGAAGATGCATTTGTGGAATGGAATCGAATTGTCAAAAAAG GTGGAATTATGGTTTTTAGTGCCAGCAAAATATCATTTGAGAATGAGCCCGAACGGCAGAAAGAGATTAAAAATCAAATCCGAGCTGCAATAAAGGATCTGGTTGAGCAAGGACAGTGGGAAATGCTGGAACATAAGGATATGGACTACTTGTTTGGACATCAAGCTGATATGTTTACAGTTCGCCGGCTTTAA